The sequence GCGCACCGGGGCCTGCTGGCGCTGCCGCCCCGGGACCGGCTCGGCCCGCCGGTGCTGGGCACCGGCTTCGTGCCGAGCAGCGTGCAGCTGATCCCCGAGTTCGTCACCCGGGACTGCGCCGACCTGCCGCTACCGGCGAACGCCACCCTGCTCGCGTACACCCCCGAGGGGGTGGAGGTGGTGCTCTACAGCTACCAGGCGGAGCAGCGCGGCTGGCTGCGGATGGTCGGCCCGCAGTGGCGGCACCTGCTCACCGCGGTGCCGGAGCTCCCCCCGGACCAGGAATACCTGCCCACCGGCGACGCGCCCCGCTCCACCCAACTGGTGGGCGGCCACGGCGGCACCGAGTACGAGGCGGTGGCCGACCTGCCCGGCGGGTTCCGGGTGCTGGCGATGACCCGGGCCGCCCGCTACCCGGTGGAGTGGGTGGCCCGGCGGCTGCGGTACGCGCGCTGGCGGGACGTGCCGTGCCTGGTGTTGCGGGAGGAGGCGGGGTGGCTGCGGTTGCGGCTGTGCCGACCGGACCCGGATTCCGTGGTCGGCACCGGGTCGCAGTGCCAGGAACGGGGCGTCTTCGAGACGTGGGCGCCGGGGGCGGAGGTCACCGACGACCAGGTGGTGGACCAGCCGTACGCACTGTAGAGCCGGGTGCGCATAACGGGCAGCGGGTCGGGAAAGCGCGGGGCGCCCGACATTCACGGATCAGGAGACCCGCATGCCTTTCATCACCGTCGGGGCGGAGAATTCCGCCCCCATCGACCTGTACTACGAGGATCACGGCTCCGGCCAGCCGGTGGTGCTGATCCACGGGTTCCCGTTCAACGGCGCGACCTGGGAGAAGGTCTCCATCCCGCTGCTGAACGCCGGCTACCGGGTGATCACGTACGACCGGCGGGGCTTCGGCGCTTCCGGCCAGCCGGCGACGGGGTACGACTACGACACCTTCAGCGCGGACCTCGACGTGCTGATGACCGAGCTGGACCTGCGGGACGTGATGCTCGTGGGGCACTCGATGGGCACCGGTGAGGTGACCCGCTACCTGGGCACGTACGGGTCGAGCCGGGTGAGCAAGGCGGTGCTGCTGGCGCCGCTGGCGCCGTTCCTGTTGAAGACGGCGGACGACCCGGAGGGCGTCGACAAGAAGCTCTTCGACGGCTTCCAGCAGGCCATCCTGGCCGATCGGTTCGCCTACCTGACGTCCTTCTGCGACGCCTTCTTCAACTACTCGGAGAACAAGGGCAGGTGGGTCAGCGAGGAGGCGTACCGGGCGCACTGGAACATCGGCACGATGGCCTCGGCGAAGGGCACCCACGACAGCGTGAGCGCCTGGCAGACCGACTTCCGGGGCGACCTGCCCAGGATCGACGTGCCGGTGCTGATCGTGCAGGGCGACAAGGACAACGTGCTGCCGTACCCGGTGACCGGGCAGCGGCTCCAGCCGATGCTGCCGGGCAGCCAGCTGATCACGTTGAAGGGTGCCCCGCACGGCACACCGTGGACGCACGCCGACGAGGTCACCAGGGCGATGATGGATTTCTTCAGCCAGCCCAGCATGGCCCGCGCCTGACGACGGAGGCGGAAAGATCGGCGGCGCGGCCCCGGGGGAACCCGTGGGCCGCGCCGCGTGGGTCTCAGCCGGCCAGGCGGGCCAGCTCCTCCTCGACGATGGACGGGTCGAGCTTGCGGAAGACCGGCTTCGGCGCCGCGAGCGTCCGGCCGGCCTGCACGGGTACGGACTCCCAGCGCGTTCCGACCGTGTAGTCGCCGGTCAGCACCGGGTACGCCGGCCCGCCGTCGAGGTCGTCGACCTCCTCGATGACCGGCATCGGCGCGTGCACGCCGGTGCCGCCGAGCAGCTCGTGGACCTTCTGCGCGGAGTGCGGCAGGAACGGGGTGAGCAGCGTGTTGGCGTCGCTGACCACCTGGAGGGCGACGTGCAGGATGGTGCCCATCCGGGGCTTGTCCGCCTCGTCCTTGAGCTTCCACGGGGCCTGCTCGGAGAGGTACTTGTTGGCCTCGGCGACCACCTTCATCGCCTCGCCGATGGCCTGCTTCTGCCGGTGCTTGGCGATCAGGTCGCCGACCGTGGTGAAGCCGGCCCGGGCGGTGGCGAGCAGCGCCTCGTCGGCCTCGGTGAGCCCGGCCGGGTCGACCGGCGGGATCGCGCCGAAGTTCTTCGCCGCCATCGAGACCGACCGGTTGACCAGGTTGCCCCAGCCGGCGACCAGCTCGTCGTTGTTGCGGCGGAGGAACTCCGCCCAGGTGAAGTCGGTGTCGTTGCTCTCCGGGCCGGCGACGGCGATGAAGTAGCGCAGCGCGTCGGCGTCGTAGCGCTCCAGGAAGTCCCGGACGTAGATGACCACCTTGCGGGACGAGGAGAACTTGCGCCCCTCCATGGTCAGGTACTCGCTGGAGACCACCTCGGTGGGGAGGTTGAGCCGGCCCAGCTCGCCCGGCTCGCCGTCGTTGCTGCCCTCGCCGGAGTAACCGGAGAGCAGCGCCGGCCAGATCACCGAGTGGAAGACGATGTTGTCCTTGCCCATGAAGTAGTAGCCGCGGGCGTCCTTGCCCTCGCCGTCGGCCGACCACCACTTCCGCCACGCCTCCGGGTCGCCGGTGCGGCGGGCCCACTCGATGGAGGCCGACAGGTAGCCGATCACCGCGTCGAACCAGACGTAGATCCGCTTGTCGCCGCGGTCACGCCAGCCGTCGAGCGGGATCGGCACGCCCCACTCCAGGTCCCGGGTGATGGCCCGGGGCTGGAGGTCGTCGAGCAGGTTCTTCGAGAAGCGCAGCACGTTGGGCCGCCAGCCCTCCCGGGTGTCCAGCCACTGCCGCAGCACGTCGGCCAGCGCGGGCAGGTCCAGGAAGAAGTGCTCGGTCTCGACGAACTTCGGCGTCTCGCCGTTGATCTTCGACTTGGGGTCGATCAGGTCGATCGGGTCGAGCTGGTTGCCGCAGTTGTCGCACTGGTCGCCGCGGGCGCTGTCGTAGCCGCAGATCGGGCAGGTGCCCTCGATGTAGCGGTCCGGCAGGGTCCGGCCGGTGGACGGGGAGATCGCGCCGGTGGTGACCTTGGGCACGATGTAGCCGTTGCGGTGCAGCCCCTGGAAGAGCTCCTGCACCACCGCGTAGTGGTTGCGGGTGGTGGTGCGGGTGAACAGGTCGTAGGAGAGCCCCAGCGCCCGCAGGTCCTCGGCGATCACCCGGTTGTACCGGTCGGCCAGCTCGCGGGGGGTGACCCCTTCGGCGTCGGCCTGCACCTGGATCGGGGTGCCGTGCTCGTCGGTGCCGGAGACCATGAGCACGTCGTGGCCGGCCATCCGCATGTACCGGGCGAAGACGTCGGAGGGAACGCCGAAACCGGAGACGTGGCCGATGTGGCGCGGGCCGTTGGCGTACGGCCAGGCGACCGCCGCGAGAACGTGACTCATGACCAGCAAGCCTAGTGACCGCGCCCCGGTGGCCGCGAACCAATAGGCCTCCCCGTGTCGGGGCCGACACCGCCGACGGTCGATTCACCCCCGGCCGTTCGTCCGATTTGTCGCCGACACGCGGCCTGAGCTGCCCGGCGCATCTCCCGACGCGGTGTCCAATGAACGCCGTGACTGGCAGAGGAGCGGCACCCGGGCGCGGCGAGAAGTCCCCGGGCACCAGGACGGACCCGCCGGCCGCACCGGCGCGGGGCGGCGCGGTCGCGCCCCAGCCGAGGGTGGTGCCGGGACCGGACGAGACGCCGGTCGAAGTCGAGCCGACCACCGGCGCGCCGGTCGACGCGGTGCCGCGCCGGGTCCCGGTCCGTCAGGCGGCGCGCGGCCCGCGCGCCGACCGCGCCACCGACCCGGGTACGGCCGAGGGGGACGCCGCCTTCTGGCCGCCGATCGAGGAGGTGCACTGGGACGGTACGCCGCTGCGCAAGGAGCCGAAGCGCGGCGAGCGCCCGCCGACCGGGCCCGCCCGCCCCCGCCCGTCGCGCACCGCGCACCCGCCCGACCCGGTGCGGGGACTGGCGGCGCTGGTGACGCTGAGCCTGGTCGCCGCCTTCTTCGCCTGGGTGAGCGCCGGGCCGCTCTGGCTCGCGGTCGGGCACGCCAGCACCGGCACGGTGGTGATCACGGGCTGCACCGGGGACGGGCTGACCCAGCGCTGCCGGGGCGTCTTCTTCGCCGACCGGGGCCGGTTCCTGGCCCACGGGGTCCGGGTCAGCGGGGTGCCGGGCGAGCGCCGGGCCACCGGTACGGCACTGCCGGCGCGGATGACCGGGGCGGGCGACGACACCGCGTACGTCGGCACCGGTTTCGGCCGGCACCTGAGCTGGCTGCTCGGGCTGCTGGTGGTCGCCGGCTGCGGGGCCGGCATCGCCCGCGGCACCGGGGCGACCCGGCTGGCCGACGCGCGGCAGCGCCGCTGGGCCACGGCCGGCGCGTACGGCGGGCCGGCGCTGATCACCCTGGGCATGCTGATCGCCGCCTGGTGAGGCCGATGCGCGTCAGGCGTGCACCACGGTGTAGACGTCGCGGCGACGCAGCCCGTACCCGGCGGCGACCTCGCTGATCGCGTCGCGCCGGGACAGCCCGGCGGCCTCCCGTTCGGCCACCGCGGCGCGCAGCACGTCGTCGTCGGGGCGTTCCGCCGGCCGCTCGGGGGCACCGGCGACCACCAGGGTGATCTCTCCGCGCGGCTCGCCCTCGGCCGCCCAGTCCGCCAGCTCGCCGAGGGGCCGGCGGACGATCTCCTCGTACGTCTTGGTCAGCTCGCGGCAGAGCGCGGCCGGGCGATCGGCGCCGAAGGTGGCGGCCAGGTCGGCCAGCGCGCCGGCGATCCGGTGCGGGGCCTCGAAGAAGACCAGGGTCCGTTCCTCGGCCGCCAGGGCGCGCAGCCGGGACCGTCGGCCGCCGGGCGAGCGGGGCAGGAAGCCCTCGAAGCAGAACCGGTCGCAGGGCAGGCCGGACAGCGCCAGGGCGGTGGTCACCGCGCTCGGGCCGGGGGCGGCGGTGACCGGCACGCCGGCGTCCAGCGCGGCCCGGACCAGCCGGTAGCCCGGGTCCGAGACGCTCGGCATGCCGCCGTCGGTGACCAGCGCGACCAGGTATCCGGCGGTCAGCACCTCGACCAGTTCCGGGGTACGTCGCTCCTCGTTGCCCTCGAAGTAGGAGACGATCCGACCGGCCACGGTGACGTCGAGGTCCCGGGCCAGCCGGGTGAGGCGGCGGGTGTCCTCGGCGGCCACCACGTCGGCGGTGGCGAGCACCTCGCGGAACCGCGCGGAGGCGTCGGCCGGGTTGCCCAGCGGCGCGCCGAGCAGGACCAGGCGCCCGGGCTCGGACATTTCACCCACGGGAAGGCTCCTTCATCGATCGGCGTGCCGCTGTCGGGGACGATGGGCGCCACCGGGCACCTCCAGAGCCTACGATCGCCGGGTGACGAGTGCGTCGACAGCGCAGAGCGCGAACGCGACCGGACCCGACCAGGGCATTCCGCCCACCGACGGTGGCGGCGTCCCGGCCGTCGTGCGTCGCCGGCTCGCCACCGTCGAGGCCCGGCTGGACGTGAACTCCTGGATCGCCACCGCCGTGGTGGTGGCGATCGCCGCGATCCTGCGCCTGCTCGGCCTGAGCAGTCCCAAGGGCAAGATCTTCGACGAGATCTACTACGCCCGGGACGGCTACGGCCTGATCGACAAGGGCGTCGAGTGGAACTACAAGGACAACGGCCCGTCGTACGTGGTGCACCCGCCGCTGGGCAAGTGGTTGATCGGGCTCGGCGAGTGGGCCTTCGGCTACGCCGACCAGGAGCACAACATCTCGGTGCCGGGGCACCTGTTCACCACCGCCCCGGAGTTCGGCTGGCGGTTCTCGGCGGCGCTGGCCGGCATCCTGTCGGTGCTGATGCTGACCCGGATCGCCCGCCGGATGTTCCGCTCCACCACGCTGGGCTGCGCGGCCGGCCTGCTGCTCGCGCTGGACGGCTTCCACCTGGTGCTCTCCCGCACCGCGCTGCTCGACATCTTCCTGCTGCTGTTCGTGCTGGCCGCGTTCGGCGCCCTGGTGCTCGACCGGGACGCCCGGCGGCGGCGCTGGACCCGGGCGTTGGACGACGGGCTCGACCCGGCCGCGCCGGGGCGGGCCGGGCGGCCGGCCGGCGGCTGGCGGACCTGGCCGTGGTGGCGGCTGGCCGCCGGGGTGCTGCTCGGCTGCGCCTGCGCGGTGAAGTGGAGCGCGCTGTACTTCGTGCCGGCGTTCGCGCTGCTGGCGCTCTTCTGGGAGGTCGGCGTCCGGCGCTCCGCCGGGGTACGCCGCCCGTGGCGCGACGCGCTCCTCGACGAGCTGCCCTGGCTGGTGCTCGCCGGGCTGCTGATGGTCGTGACGTACGTGGCCACCTGGTCGGGCTGGCTGCTCGGCGACGACGGCTACTACCGGCTGGCCGCCCGCTACCCCAACACCCCGGGGCTGAGCGACACCCCGGTCCTCGGCGCGCTGAACAACCTGTACCAGTACCACCGGGCGGCGTTCGAGTTCCACACCGGCCTGGAGACCCCGCACAAGTACCAGTCGTGGCCGTGGCAGTGGCTGCTGCTCGGCCGGCCGGTGGCCTTCTACTGGTCGGGTGACGGGGCGTGCGGGGCGCCGAGCTGCGCCTCGGAGATCCTGCTGCTCGGCACGCCGCTGCTCTGGTGGTCGTTCCTGCCGGCGCTGGCCGCGACCGCCTGGCTGGGCCTGGCCCGGCGGGACTGGCGGGCCGGGGCGATCCTGCTCAGCCTCGCCTCCGGCCTGCTGCCCTGGTTCTGGTTCGCCCTCGACGGCCGGACGATGTTCTCCTTCTACGCCGCCCCGGCGCTGCCGTTCCTGGTCCTCGCCGTCGTCTACGTGCTGGGCGCGATCGTCACCCCGACCGGTCCCGAGGGCGGCGCGGCGACCGACGCCGACCTGGCGCGCGGCGACGACCGCCGGCTGATCGGCGGGGTGATCGTCGGCGCGTACGTGCTGCTGGTCGCGCTCTGCTTCGCGTACTTCTACCCGATCTTCGTGGGCAACCTGCTGCCGTACGACGACTGGTCGGCGCGGATGTGGCTGGACGGCCGCTGGATCTGACCCCGCACCCGGGGCCGCGCGGCCGGCCGGGCGGGAGACGCCGGCGGCGCGGGGCGGCGCACACAAATAGAGCGCGCCCCGATCGCCTGCCACGGGGGAAGCGGGCGATTGGGGCGCGCAAGACAAAGCTTAACCACCCTTCGGCACCGGCACAACGGGGCGACTTGGGTCAGATTTCCGACCGATGCCAAGGCGGCGAGAGGTTTACCTCCGGCAATTGACGGATGGTCACCATTCTGTCGACGGTCTGCCGTAAAGCACGTGTAGGTCCTACCGTTTCCTGCCCGATCATGAGGATCGCCACGGGACGGACGGTGGAGGACCAGGCACCGGGACGGCGCGCGGGAAGCACACGGACGATCACCCGATCCAGCCGGACGGGACGGGCCGCCCCGCCGAGGTCGCGCGCCGGACACCTGGGCCGGAAGGCGACAGGAAGGGCGCTCACCCGCCCCAGATGATCATCCAGAGTGGACGTCACTACACTCCGCCCGGTGATCAACAAGAGGCGACCTACGGCGGTCCTGATCGGACTGCTGGCGGCCACCGTGCTGACCGGTCCGGCGCCGGCCGTGGCGGACGAGGAGACGCCCGCCGAGCCACCGAAGGTCGAGCTGGTGCTCGACGTCAGCGGCTCGATGCGGGCCCGGGACATCGACGGCCGCAGCCGGATCTCCGTCGCCCAACAGGCGTTCAACGAGGTGGTCGACGCGCTGCCCGAGGAGACCCAGCTCGGCATCCGGGTGCTCGGCGCGACCTACCGGGGCAAGGACGAGAAGCAGGGCTGCCTGGACACCCAGCAGATCGTGCCGGTCGGTCCGGTCGACCGGGTGCAGGCGAAGGCGGCGGTGGCCACCCTGCGGCCGACCGGCTTCACCCCGGTCGGGCTGGCCCTGCGCTCCGCCGCCCAGGACCTCGGCACCGGCGCCACCGCCCGGCGGATCGTGCTGATCACCGACGGCGAGGACACCTGCGCCCCGCCGGACCCCTGCGAGGTGGCCCGTGAGCTGGCCGCCCAGGGCACGAAGCTGGTGGTCGACACCCTCGGCCTGGCCCCGGACGAGAAGGTACGCCGGCAGTTGCTCTGCATCGCCGGCGCGACCGGCGGCACGTACACGGCGGCGCAGAGCGCCGACGAGCTGACCGGCCGGATCAAGCAGCTGGTGGACCGGGCGAAGGAGACGTACACCGCCGCGCCCACCGTGGTCGGCGGCACGGCGGAGTGCGCGAACGCGCCGCTGCTCGGCCCGGGCGTCTACCGCGACCGGGAGGCGTTCTCCGAGCACCGCTGGTACCGGGTGCCGGTACGGCCGGGGCAGGAGCTGCGCGCCTCGGTCAGCGTGGCGCTGGACCGGCCGGTGAACCCGGACCACGGGGTGCTGCTGCGGGCCACCGCCGCCGACGGCCGGGAACTGGTACGCGGGGTGGACGCCGGCAGTGGGCGTACCGATGTGGTCTCGGCCGGTGTGCGCTGGTCGGCGACGGAGGACGGCGCCCCGTCGACGCCCGGTGCCACGCCCGTCCCCGCCACGACGGTGTGCCTGGTGGTGAGCAATTCCTTCGCGCCCCGGCCGGGCACCCGGGCCACGCCGGGGATGCCGGTCGAGCTGACCGTCGACGTGGTCGCCTCGTCCCCCGCCCCGGCCGCGCCCGACCTGGGCCGGGGCTGGGTGCTGCTCGCCCTGCTCACCCTGGCCGGCCTGCTCACCGGCCTGGTCGCCGGGCTGCTCACCCGCTGGTGGGTCGCCACCTGGAGGGAGAACTGAGATGCGTACCCCGATGATGCTGGCGGCGGCGCTCGCCGCCGGGCTGGCCCTGCCGGCCGTTCCCGCCGCGGCGGCCGCCCCCACCCCCTCGCCCGGCGCCACCCCGGTCACCCGGGCCGGCACGTCCTTCCTCACCGCCACCGGCATCGCCGCCGGCCAGCCGGTACGGGTGGGCGCCTCCACCGGCGACCACCTCTACTGGTCGTTCCCGGCCTCGGCCGGGCAGCGGCACGAGATCAGCGCGACGGTGTCGCTGCCGAAGGCCCGCACCGGGGCCTCCATCTGGACGGTCGAGGTCTTCGACGGGTTGCGCCGCCAGCAGTCCTGCACCGCCGGGGCGCAGACCCGACGGTGGACGCCGCGACCGGCAGCGTGTCGCTCGGCTGCACCCTGCGCGAGGTGCGCTCCTGGGCCGAGCCCTGGTCGGCGGATCCGCTGCCCGGCACCTACTACGTCCGGCTGTCGGTGACCGAGCTGCCCGAGGCCGACCTCGGGCTCCCGGTCGACGTCGACCTGCTGGTCAGCGCGGACGGCGCGGGCTCGCGCGACGACGGCGAGTTGAAGGCGCCCCTGGTGCCGAACACCAAGGCCGGAACGGTGCTGACCGGGGAGCCGGCGGCGGCCCCGGCCGAGCAGGCGGACGGCGGGTTCGGCGACCGGCTGCCCGACCTCGGCTCGCGGTGGATCTGGAGCACGGTCGGCGGGGTCCTGGCCGCGGTGGCCGGCGTGGTCGGCTTCGCGCTGACCCGCCGTCCCCGCCGGCCCTGACCGGAGGCGGTGGCCGCCCGACCGGGGGCGGCCACCGCCGCTCAGGTCACGAGCGGCCCGCGGGGGACCCAGCCGATGAACCGGTCCTGAAGGGACGCCATCGGCGCGGCGCGCAGGTCGGCGCTGGCGGCCGCCAGACAGGAGCCCAGGTAGACGCTGAGCGAGGCGCGGTCCATCTGGTACTCGCTGAGCAGCCGGTTGCGTTTGGTCGGACACGGCCACTCCTCGCCACAGGAGCCGCAGGTCCACGCCGGTGTCACCGGAACGTGCTCGTCGGGGTGGGAACCCGAGGGTGCCGGGGCACCGGTCATCGTCACTTCCTCTCGGATGGTCGTACCTGGCACCGGCCCGCCGCGTCGACGACGCGCGGACGCCGGAAGATCCCCCGCGACGCCCTAACGGCGCTACGGGACGCTCCGGCGTTACACGGTTGCGGTACGTTCACCGTCGATGGCCGCCGCTGGTGGTGCACCGGGCTCGGGTGGTCAGCAGCTGAGAGGCGCGCGGCGGCGAGCCCGAGGTGGCGCTCTGGCCCGAATCGCCGCCCGTGCCGGCCGACCGGCTCGACGCCGAACGGGCCAGACTGTCGTCGTACCTGAAGGGGGTGGGTGATGCGTGATCTGCTGCCGCCGACCGTCTCGGTCGTGGTGGCCGGGCCGACGGACTGGGCGGGCGAGCTGCACCCCGCCGAGCAGAGCGGTCTCGGGGCGCGCGCGGTGGAGAGCCGGCGGCGCGACTACACCGCCGGCCGGGTCTGCGCGCGGCGGGCGATGGCCGAGCTGGGACTGCCCGAACTGCCGGTCCCGGCCGCGACCGACCGCTCCCCCGCCTGGCCGGCCGGGCTGGTCGGCACCATCACCCACACCCGCGGCTACTGCGCCGCCGCGGTCGCCCGGGCCACCGACATCCGATCCGTCGGGATGGACGCCGAGCGACACCGCGAGCTCAACGAGGGGGTACGCCGGCTGATCTGCCGCCCCGAGGAGGAGGAGCGCTGCGCCCGGCTGCCGGCCGGCACGTCCTGGCCGCTGGTGCTGTTCAGCGCGAAGGAGACCGTCTACAAGGTCTGGCACCCGGTTGTGGGCTCCTGGCTGGACTTCCAGGACGCCACGGTCGAGCTGGACCCGGACGCCGGGACGTTCACCGCGCGGATCGACCCGGTGCGGGTGGCGGCGGCGACGGTGGCCGACCCGCCGTCCGTCGTGATCGGACGCTTCGTCGTCGAGGGCGACCTCGTGCGCACCGCGGCCGTGCTGACGCATTGACCGTTCGGCCCGGTCCGGATCGACGAACGGCGGGTCGGACCCGAGACAATTCCGCGTTGCCCGCACCGACTAGCGTCGAAGAGTTCCCGATGCAGCCGAAGTGCCGAGGAGTACGGTGAGCCAGCCCCAGCCCCCTTACGGGCCGCAGGACCCCAACCAGCCGCCCGTCGACCCGTTCCCCACGGCGCCGGTCCCGCACCAGCAGTACCCGGCGGACCCGACCGCGCCGCTGCCGCCGGTCTCCGCGCCGCAGTACCCGACCGCCCCCCAGCCCCCGTACGCGCCGATGGACCCGACCGCCGTGCAACCGCCGACCTCCGGCGCGCCGTACCCGCCGGTGTCGGGCGCCCCGCAGCCGCCCGTCTCCGGCAGCCCGTACCCGCAGTACGACCCGAACGCGTCGATGCCGCCGGTCTCCGGCGCGCCGTACCCGCCGGTCTCCGGCGGCGGTTACCCGCCGGTGTCCGGTCCCGGCTACCCGCCGGCGCCGGGCCAGCCGCTCGGCCCGCCCGTGCAGTCCGGCGCGAAGAAGAAGCCGTGGGTCATCATCGGCATCATCGTCGCCGTGCTGCTCCTGCTCTGCTGCGGCGGAGGCATCGCCGCCCTGGTCGCCGGCGGCAAGAAGGCCGCCGACAAGGCGGAGGAGATCGAGCGCTCCCTGCCCACCCCGCGCACCACCGCCGCGCCGGCCTTCCCCGGCACGAAGCCCTCCGCTTCCGCCTCGGCGGCCGACGGCGAAACCTTCAACATGGAGCCCGGCGACACCCTGGTGATCGAGGACGACGAGGGCACCATCGAGATCACCATCCGGAAGTTCTCCACCTCCACCAAGGGCTGCCGCTCGTACGCCCCCGCCCCGGACAAGGGCCTCTACCTGATCGCCGACGTCACCGCGACGGTCACCAAGGGCAAGGCGTCGATCAACCCGTTCTACTTCCAGTGGGTGGCCGAGGACGGCACCACCGTCAACGGGCTGGCCGGCGCGCTCTCCGGCTGCGGCGGCGACATGCTCGACTCCGGCAGTGGCATCCGCGCCGGCAGCAAGCGCTCCGGCGCGGTGGTCTTCGACGTCAAGGACAAGAACGGCGTCGTCGAGTACCAGCACAAGTTCGAGGCCGCCGGCTCCTGGAAGCCGTGACCTCCCCGGTCCCCGTGGCGGGCCGGCTCCCCATCGTGGGGGCCGGCCCGCCCCCTTTCCTGGCGGTGCCAGGTCGTCGGCACCCTTCTCGGCGGTCGCCGGGGGTTTCCCGCCACAGCGGGCGGGGACGCGGGGCGGGAGGCGCGGACAGCGCGACTGGTCCACGAACCGACGAGGGGGCGGCATGAGTTCCACCGAACGGGCGAAGGACAGCGTCGAGCAGGTGGCCGGCCCTGCCCGGGCCCAGCTGGGCGACATGAACCAG comes from Micromonospora purpureochromogenes and encodes:
- a CDS encoding alpha/beta fold hydrolase, translated to MPFITVGAENSAPIDLYYEDHGSGQPVVLIHGFPFNGATWEKVSIPLLNAGYRVITYDRRGFGASGQPATGYDYDTFSADLDVLMTELDLRDVMLVGHSMGTGEVTRYLGTYGSSRVSKAVLLAPLAPFLLKTADDPEGVDKKLFDGFQQAILADRFAYLTSFCDAFFNYSENKGRWVSEEAYRAHWNIGTMASAKGTHDSVSAWQTDFRGDLPRIDVPVLIVQGDKDNVLPYPVTGQRLQPMLPGSQLITLKGAPHGTPWTHADEVTRAMMDFFSQPSMARA
- the metG gene encoding methionine--tRNA ligase, which produces MSHVLAAVAWPYANGPRHIGHVSGFGVPSDVFARYMRMAGHDVLMVSGTDEHGTPIQVQADAEGVTPRELADRYNRVIAEDLRALGLSYDLFTRTTTRNHYAVVQELFQGLHRNGYIVPKVTTGAISPSTGRTLPDRYIEGTCPICGYDSARGDQCDNCGNQLDPIDLIDPKSKINGETPKFVETEHFFLDLPALADVLRQWLDTREGWRPNVLRFSKNLLDDLQPRAITRDLEWGVPIPLDGWRDRGDKRIYVWFDAVIGYLSASIEWARRTGDPEAWRKWWSADGEGKDARGYYFMGKDNIVFHSVIWPALLSGYSGEGSNDGEPGELGRLNLPTEVVSSEYLTMEGRKFSSSRKVVIYVRDFLERYDADALRYFIAVAGPESNDTDFTWAEFLRRNNDELVAGWGNLVNRSVSMAAKNFGAIPPVDPAGLTEADEALLATARAGFTTVGDLIAKHRQKQAIGEAMKVVAEANKYLSEQAPWKLKDEADKPRMGTILHVALQVVSDANTLLTPFLPHSAQKVHELLGGTGVHAPMPVIEEVDDLDGGPAYPVLTGDYTVGTRWESVPVQAGRTLAAPKPVFRKLDPSIVEEELARLAG
- the rsmI gene encoding 16S rRNA (cytidine(1402)-2'-O)-methyltransferase, translated to MSEPGRLVLLGAPLGNPADASARFREVLATADVVAAEDTRRLTRLARDLDVTVAGRIVSYFEGNEERRTPELVEVLTAGYLVALVTDGGMPSVSDPGYRLVRAALDAGVPVTAAPGPSAVTTALALSGLPCDRFCFEGFLPRSPGGRRSRLRALAAEERTLVFFEAPHRIAGALADLAATFGADRPAALCRELTKTYEEIVRRPLGELADWAAEGEPRGEITLVVAGAPERPAERPDDDVLRAAVAEREAAGLSRRDAISEVAAGYGLRRRDVYTVVHA
- a CDS encoding dolichyl-phosphate-mannose--protein mannosyltransferase, translating into MTSASTAQSANATGPDQGIPPTDGGGVPAVVRRRLATVEARLDVNSWIATAVVVAIAAILRLLGLSSPKGKIFDEIYYARDGYGLIDKGVEWNYKDNGPSYVVHPPLGKWLIGLGEWAFGYADQEHNISVPGHLFTTAPEFGWRFSAALAGILSVLMLTRIARRMFRSTTLGCAAGLLLALDGFHLVLSRTALLDIFLLLFVLAAFGALVLDRDARRRRWTRALDDGLDPAAPGRAGRPAGGWRTWPWWRLAAGVLLGCACAVKWSALYFVPAFALLALFWEVGVRRSAGVRRPWRDALLDELPWLVLAGLLMVVTYVATWSGWLLGDDGYYRLAARYPNTPGLSDTPVLGALNNLYQYHRAAFEFHTGLETPHKYQSWPWQWLLLGRPVAFYWSGDGACGAPSCASEILLLGTPLLWWSFLPALAATAWLGLARRDWRAGAILLSLASGLLPWFWFALDGRTMFSFYAAPALPFLVLAVVYVLGAIVTPTGPEGGAATDADLARGDDRRLIGGVIVGAYVLLVALCFAYFYPIFVGNLLPYDDWSARMWLDGRWI
- a CDS encoding VWA domain-containing protein: MINKRRPTAVLIGLLAATVLTGPAPAVADEETPAEPPKVELVLDVSGSMRARDIDGRSRISVAQQAFNEVVDALPEETQLGIRVLGATYRGKDEKQGCLDTQQIVPVGPVDRVQAKAAVATLRPTGFTPVGLALRSAAQDLGTGATARRIVLITDGEDTCAPPDPCEVARELAAQGTKLVVDTLGLAPDEKVRRQLLCIAGATGGTYTAAQSADELTGRIKQLVDRAKETYTAAPTVVGGTAECANAPLLGPGVYRDREAFSEHRWYRVPVRPGQELRASVSVALDRPVNPDHGVLLRATAADGRELVRGVDAGSGRTDVVSAGVRWSATEDGAPSTPGATPVPATTVCLVVSNSFAPRPGTRATPGMPVELTVDVVASSPAPAAPDLGRGWVLLALLTLAGLLTGLVAGLLTRWWVATWREN
- a CDS encoding 4'-phosphopantetheinyl transferase family protein, which produces MRDLLPPTVSVVVAGPTDWAGELHPAEQSGLGARAVESRRRDYTAGRVCARRAMAELGLPELPVPAATDRSPAWPAGLVGTITHTRGYCAAAVARATDIRSVGMDAERHRELNEGVRRLICRPEEEERCARLPAGTSWPLVLFSAKETVYKVWHPVVGSWLDFQDATVELDPDAGTFTARIDPVRVAAATVADPPSVVIGRFVVEGDLVRTAAVLTH
- a CDS encoding DUF4352 domain-containing protein, translating into MSQPQPPYGPQDPNQPPVDPFPTAPVPHQQYPADPTAPLPPVSAPQYPTAPQPPYAPMDPTAVQPPTSGAPYPPVSGAPQPPVSGSPYPQYDPNASMPPVSGAPYPPVSGGGYPPVSGPGYPPAPGQPLGPPVQSGAKKKPWVIIGIIVAVLLLLCCGGGIAALVAGGKKAADKAEEIERSLPTPRTTAAPAFPGTKPSASASAADGETFNMEPGDTLVIEDDEGTIEITIRKFSTSTKGCRSYAPAPDKGLYLIADVTATVTKGKASINPFYFQWVAEDGTTVNGLAGALSGCGGDMLDSGSGIRAGSKRSGAVVFDVKDKNGVVEYQHKFEAAGSWKP